In a genomic window of Hyphomonas sp.:
- a CDS encoding toxin-antitoxin system HicB family antitoxin — MPKPRINLRLTPDMHRRLKEVAAPTGVTINQVVEQALEGFFDPLGASAHAAGVTARLVRLESQLSSLERDLVQANETLALFVQYWLTATPPLPDIDRNTAHALGQKRFNRFMDQVADAIATTG, encoded by the coding sequence ATGCCAAAGCCACGCATCAATCTCCGTCTCACACCCGACATGCACCGCCGCCTCAAGGAAGTTGCCGCTCCTACGGGCGTGACGATCAATCAGGTCGTCGAACAGGCGCTGGAAGGTTTTTTTGATCCGCTCGGAGCTTCCGCTCATGCCGCCGGAGTAACAGCCAGACTTGTCCGCCTGGAGTCGCAGCTGTCGTCACTGGAGCGGGACTTGGTTCAAGCGAATGAAACCCTCGCACTTTTTGTCCAGTACTGGCTGACGGCGACGCCGCCCCTTCCCGACATCGACCGCAACACGGCGCATGCCTTGGGTCAGAAGCGGTTTAACCGGTTCATGGATCAGGTGGCGGACGCGATTGCGACAACAGGGTAA
- a CDS encoding conjugal transfer protein TraG: MTHTKILFGQILICFLIVLAAVWGATQWIAGELGYQAALGHAWFRFGDQPVYKPWRLFQWWYAYEAYAPGLFMKAGFIAASGGLLAAMAAVAGSVLRARHQKHVTTYGSARWAEGRDVRRAGLLAKSGVFLGTWNNRYIRHDGPEHVLTFAPTRSGKGIGLVVPTLLSWTSSAVIHDIKGENWTLTSKWRSGFSRCLRLDPTNPASVRFNPLLEVRRGDQEVRDVQNIADILVDPEGSLERRNHWERTAHAFLTGALLHVLYAEKDKTLAGAAQFLSDPSRTIIRTLRIMMTTNHLGTDAAPRVHPVVAQAARELLNKSENERSGVVSTAITCLTLYRDPVVSKVTSGSDFRIADLVDGDYPASLYLVVPPSDISRTRPLIRLLLNQIGRRLTEVHPEQGSRRRELLMMLDEFPALGRLDFFETTLAFFAGYRIRAFLIAQSLNQIEKAYGPMNSILDNCHVKVAFATNDERTAKRVSDALGTATEQRAQRNYTGHRLAPWLAHVMVSRQETSRPLLTPGEVMQLPAHEELVLVSGSPPVRAHKLRYFEDGNFTGRVGEADIVALEPNTAGNDDWCTHIRTSHPLLEDAVNGEPQPGALSQGDGGLALEIPLTDDTLEPETEAPEPDHTLSDDSDSQEISAQKMQETIRKAHGLDKGDDDLLPDF, encoded by the coding sequence ATGACCCATACCAAGATCCTCTTTGGCCAGATCCTGATCTGCTTTCTGATCGTGCTTGCAGCTGTCTGGGGCGCAACCCAGTGGATTGCAGGGGAACTCGGGTATCAGGCCGCTCTCGGACACGCATGGTTCCGGTTTGGCGATCAGCCAGTCTACAAGCCCTGGCGACTTTTCCAGTGGTGGTATGCCTATGAGGCCTATGCACCCGGCCTCTTCATGAAAGCCGGCTTTATCGCGGCATCCGGCGGCCTGCTCGCCGCCATGGCCGCCGTCGCCGGCTCCGTCCTGAGAGCCCGCCACCAGAAACATGTCACAACCTATGGCTCGGCCCGATGGGCGGAAGGCCGGGACGTCCGGCGTGCGGGTCTCCTTGCAAAATCCGGCGTTTTCCTCGGCACATGGAACAATCGCTACATCCGGCACGACGGGCCGGAGCATGTACTCACCTTTGCCCCGACACGTTCCGGCAAAGGCATCGGTCTCGTCGTGCCGACGCTACTCTCCTGGACCTCCAGCGCCGTCATCCATGACATCAAGGGCGAGAACTGGACCCTGACCTCGAAATGGCGGTCGGGGTTTTCACGCTGCCTGCGCTTAGATCCCACAAACCCGGCATCCGTCCGATTTAACCCCCTGCTCGAAGTCCGGCGTGGTGACCAAGAAGTGCGTGATGTCCAGAACATCGCCGACATTCTGGTCGACCCGGAAGGTTCGCTCGAACGGCGCAACCATTGGGAGCGCACCGCACATGCCTTTCTGACAGGCGCCCTGCTTCACGTGCTCTACGCCGAAAAGGACAAGACGCTCGCAGGCGCCGCGCAGTTCCTCTCCGATCCCTCGCGCACGATCATCCGGACCTTGCGAATCATGATGACAACCAATCACCTCGGGACCGATGCCGCCCCGCGCGTGCATCCAGTCGTCGCCCAAGCGGCCAGGGAGTTGCTCAACAAATCGGAGAATGAACGATCAGGTGTTGTCTCAACCGCCATTACCTGCCTGACGCTCTATCGCGATCCCGTGGTTTCCAAGGTGACATCCGGGAGCGATTTCCGGATCGCGGATCTGGTGGACGGAGACTATCCCGCCTCACTCTACCTCGTCGTCCCACCGTCAGACATCTCGCGAACGCGCCCGCTGATCCGCCTGTTGCTGAACCAGATCGGCAGGCGCCTCACTGAAGTCCACCCGGAACAGGGCAGCCGGCGACGAGAGCTTCTGATGATGCTGGATGAATTTCCGGCACTCGGACGGCTCGACTTCTTCGAAACGACTCTCGCCTTTTTCGCCGGCTACCGCATTCGCGCCTTCCTGATCGCTCAATCCCTGAACCAGATCGAAAAAGCCTATGGCCCGATGAACTCCATCCTCGACAACTGTCATGTGAAGGTGGCTTTCGCGACCAATGACGAACGCACAGCAAAGCGGGTCTCCGACGCTCTCGGAACAGCGACGGAGCAACGCGCCCAGCGCAACTACACTGGCCACCGCCTCGCGCCCTGGCTCGCGCATGTCATGGTGTCACGACAGGAAACCTCACGCCCGCTCCTCACACCCGGCGAAGTCATGCAACTGCCGGCCCATGAGGAGCTGGTGCTCGTCTCCGGCAGCCCACCGGTGCGTGCCCATAAACTCCGCTACTTCGAGGACGGAAACTTTACGGGACGTGTTGGGGAGGCAGACATTGTTGCGCTGGAGCCGAACACAGCTGGCAATGATGACTGGTGCACACACATACGGACTTCCCATCCTTTGCTTGAGGACGCAGTGAATGGTGAGCCTCAACCAGGTGCTTTATCGCAGGGCGATGGTGGCCTCGCACTGGAGATCCCCCTAACTGACGACACACTGGAACCAGAGACTGAAGCGCCAGAGCCGGACCACACTCTGTCGGATGACAGTGATTCCCAGGAGATCTCTGCGCAGAAAATGCAGGAGACAATTCGCAAGGCACACGGGCTCGACAAGGGCGATGACGATCTGCTTCCGGATTTTTGA